The Nocardia sp. NBC_00508 nucleotide sequence CCTCGCACCAGATCGGCTCGGCGGTGGCGGCCACCGGCGCGGGCGTCATCCGTGACCTCCAAGGCAGTTACGACCTGGCGTGGTATATCGCCGGCGCGTTGTGTGGCACCGCAGCGATGATGTCGGCGGTGGTGCGCCGCGCCCCGCAACCGTCCTGACATTCGGTGAGTTCAGCGGCGGGGGCGGCCTCAGCCGTCGATGGCGTTGTGCGGGCGAGACTCGAGGGCAGTGCGGGGACGGTCCCACCGGCTGGGCTCGTCCTTGCGGCGGGGTGGGCGGTCGTTGGCGATCAGCACCGCGATCCAGGGCAACGGGATGGACGCGACGATGATCAGGATGGACAGCAGGGGACTGCCGAACGTGCTGTAGGCGATGGCCGCCAGGACCAGGCAGGGGATGCGGAACGCCATGATGATCGTGTACCGGCGCACCCGAGCGCGGTGCTGATCTTCCAGCGACGGCGCCGCCTCGGTGATCAATGCCGGGTGTTTGTCGTCACTGCCTGGGAAATATCCGGCGGAACCGCTGGGCTGCGTCGGCATCGTCAGGTCGGGCTGCTCTTCGCGGTCGCGGCCGTCGGCGGAGGGGGAGTCGCCGTTGCGCTGCATACTCCTGAGTCTCCCACTAGGGATCCATCCGCGCACGGGCCGGGCTCCCGGCAAACGTTCTCGGCATCGGGGGCGGCCCGCGCCACCGTGGTCAGCCGCTGGTCCAGCGATGCGGCATCATGGAATGCGTGAGCACCGACACCATTGTTCGCCCGGACACGACGACCGACGAGACGACGGGCGACGACACCCCGAAGTTCTTCCACTACGTGAAGAAGGACAGGATCGCCGAGAGCGCCGTGATGGGCACCCACGTGGTCGCGCTGTGCGGAGAGGTCTTCCCGGTGACCCGCTCGGCCAAGCCCGGCTCTCCGGTGTGCCCGGAGTGCAAGAAGGTCTACGACGGCCTCCGCAAGGGCGAGTGAGGTCCGGCCCTATTCCAGGGACGAGGGCGACGCTCCTCGCCGGTCGACGGTGGCCAGGGAGCGGCCGGGTCCGGCGTTGTCCGGGTCCGCGGCGGCCTCGCCCTCGGCCGGCGCCTCGACGCCTCCTTCGCCGCGTACCTGGTTGGCGATCCACTCCTTCACCTGCTCCATGCGCGTCGCGCGGGCGGGCCAGAACTCCTGCACCGCCGCGTTGAACTCCGCACCGAGGATCACCGCGAAGCCGAGGAAGAACGTGAACAGCAGAAACGCGATGGGAGTCGCCAGCGCGCCGTAGGTGACACCGGTCCTGGTGACCCAGGACAGGTAGCGGCGCAGCAGCTCACTCGCCGTCATGAAGAACACCCCGGCTACCAGCGCGCCACCGAAGAGACGGTGCCACGGCAGCGAGGCGTGCAGCGCCAGCTTGTACAGGGTGGTCAGCCCGACGATCAGCAGCAGGCCGACGCCCGGGTAGTAGAAGAAGTCCAGGAGCTGAAGTCCCGTCGCCCGCCACGCGGCGGGGAGCACCCGCCCGATCAGCGCTGGTCCCAGCGCCACCAGCGGCAGGATGAACACCGCCGCCACCAGGAACAGCATGTACAGCAGCAGCGCGAAGATGCGCTGCCACACCGGATGCCGCGCGTCCTGCTGGTCATGAGCCTCGACGATCGCGTCGACGAAGGTGGCCATCGCCGACGAACCGGCCCACAGCGAGAGCACGAAGCCCACCGAGACCACCGCGCCGCGCCCCCGGCCGAGCACATCTTGCAGCGTCGGCTCGATGAGGTCCGACACCACGCTCGCGGGGAACAACTCCTGGCTGAACACGATGATCTTGGATTCGACAATCTGTACCGTGTCCGGTCCGAACCATCCGCCGACGTAACCGAGACTGCCGAGCACCCCGAGTAACAGCGGCGCCAGCGAGAGTGTCTGCCAGAACGCCGCCGCCGCCGACTTGGCGAATATCGAGTCTTTCCAAGCCTTCGTCGCCACCCGTACGACCAGAGTGACCGTGTGCCTGCCCGCGTGCGCCGCCGTGGCGCCCGCCCGGTCCGCCCAGGTCCGCGCGCGCACCATGACGGCGCGGTCCGTCGGTGCGTCGGTCCGCGGCGGATCGCCCGGGCGGGCGCGGTGATCGGTCATCGTGCATACAGCATCGCGCACTTCATCGATCCGCATCGGGGTGCGGGTGCGACGTGTCGATGCGCGTCGGGTGAACTTCCAGCGTCCTGGCTGGTGGCCGTGTGATGCCCGTCGCGCCTGTCGCGCCGGTTTGGCGACACGCCGGGCCGGGCCGCTAGGGTGTCTGCGTGACTGGGTCGGGTGGCGCCGCTGTGGCGGGAGAAGCGAGTGCGCCGGGCGACTCGAAAGCAGCGAGCACCGCCGTCAGCGGCTCTCTTCGTGCCTGGCAGCGACGTGCGCTGACAAAATATCTGGCCACCAAACCCCGGGACTTCCTCGCGGTCGCCACCCCAGGGGCGGGAAAGACCACGTTCGCGCTGCGCGTCGCGGCGGAACTTCTGGCCGACCGCACCGTGGACCAGATCACCGTGGTCGCTCCGACCGAACACCTCAAACATCAGTGGGCGCAGTCCGCGGCTCGCGCCGGGGTCGCGTTGGACTCACGGTTCTCCAACGCCACCGGAGGCACCTCGGGGGACTACCACGGTGTCGTGGTCACCTACGCGCAGGTGGCCGCGCATCCCTTCCGGCATCGCGTGCGCACCGAAAACCGCAGGACGCTCGTCATTCTGGACGAGGTCCATCACGCGGGCGACGCGAAGAGCTGGGGTGAGGCGACGGCTGAGGCGTTCGGCGATGCCACCCGCCGCCTCGCGCTGACCGGTACGCCGTTCCGCAGCGACGACAGCCAAATCCCTTTCGTCGTCTACGAACCCGACGAGTCCGGCTTCCCGAAGTCCCGTGCCGACCACGCCTACGGATACGCCGAGGCGCTCGCCGACGGCGTCGTGCGGCCGGTGGTCTTCCTGGCGTACTCCGGTGAGGCGCACTGGCGTGACAGCGCGGGCGAGGAGTACTCCGCACGCCTCGGTGAACCCCTGAACGCCGAGCAGACCGCCCGGGCCTGGCGTACCGCGCTGGACCCGGCGGGTGACTGGATGTCGGCCGTGCTGCGCGCCGCCGACATCCGGCTGCGGCAGAAACGCGCCTCCGGCATGCCCGACGCCGGTGGGCTGGTGATCGCCACCGATCAGGAGCGTGCCCGCGACTACGCCGAACTGCTGGAACACATCTCGGGCGAGAAGCCGGCGCTGGTGCTCTCCGACGACCCGTCCTCCTCGAACCGGATCGCGGAGTTCGGCAACAGCACCCAGCCGTGGATGGTCGCGGTGCGCATGGTGTCGGAAGGTGTCGACGTGCCGCGCCTGGCCGTCGGTGTGTACGCGACC carries:
- a CDS encoding DUF3039 domain-containing protein — protein: MECVSTDTIVRPDTTTDETTGDDTPKFFHYVKKDRIAESAVMGTHVVALCGEVFPVTRSAKPGSPVCPECKKVYDGLRKGE
- a CDS encoding YihY/virulence factor BrkB family protein: MVRARTWADRAGATAAHAGRHTVTLVVRVATKAWKDSIFAKSAAAAFWQTLSLAPLLLGVLGSLGYVGGWFGPDTVQIVESKIIVFSQELFPASVVSDLIEPTLQDVLGRGRGAVVSVGFVLSLWAGSSAMATFVDAIVEAHDQQDARHPVWQRIFALLLYMLFLVAAVFILPLVALGPALIGRVLPAAWRATGLQLLDFFYYPGVGLLLIVGLTTLYKLALHASLPWHRLFGGALVAGVFFMTASELLRRYLSWVTRTGVTYGALATPIAFLLFTFFLGFAVILGAEFNAAVQEFWPARATRMEQVKEWIANQVRGEGGVEAPAEGEAAADPDNAGPGRSLATVDRRGASPSSLE
- a CDS encoding DUF3099 domain-containing protein, with protein sequence MPTQPSGSAGYFPGSDDKHPALITEAAPSLEDQHRARVRRYTIIMAFRIPCLVLAAIAYSTFGSPLLSILIIVASIPLPWIAVLIANDRPPRRKDEPSRWDRPRTALESRPHNAIDG
- a CDS encoding DEAD/DEAH box helicase encodes the protein MAGEASAPGDSKAASTAVSGSLRAWQRRALTKYLATKPRDFLAVATPGAGKTTFALRVAAELLADRTVDQITVVAPTEHLKHQWAQSAARAGVALDSRFSNATGGTSGDYHGVVVTYAQVAAHPFRHRVRTENRRTLVILDEVHHAGDAKSWGEATAEAFGDATRRLALTGTPFRSDDSQIPFVVYEPDESGFPKSRADHAYGYAEALADGVVRPVVFLAYSGEAHWRDSAGEEYSARLGEPLNAEQTARAWRTALDPAGDWMSAVLRAADIRLRQKRASGMPDAGGLVIATDQERARDYAELLEHISGEKPALVLSDDPSSSNRIAEFGNSTQPWMVAVRMVSEGVDVPRLAVGVYATSAATPLYFAQAIGRFVRARKPGETATVFLPSVPVLLDLAAQLELQRDHVIGKPHREKNGLEDDLLVEANKQKDEPGEQDKSFVALAADAELDQVIYDGSSFGTATFAGSDEEADYLGIPGLLDAEQMRALLRERQSRQVGERGAAALAPEPGPQVASAAERVATADRLGELRRELNSLVAMHHHRTGKPHGVIHGELRRECGGPPTALATAEQLGERIAALRRK